In the genome of Fusarium graminearum PH-1 chromosome 2, whole genome shotgun sequence, the window TCAAAGTCACCGTTGGCAACGGAGTTGCTAGTGCTGAGACACTTTGTGCGGGCAGGCTCAGCGCGGGCAACAAAGGCTTGGGTGGgctcagaagaagaggtAGAGGTGGTCTCATCGGGTGTGCCAGAGCTAGTAGCTGAGGCCTCGGTGGTTGTAGGAGCGGAGGAAGACTCGGTACCAGCAGCCGTAGTGGTGGTAATAAGAGACTCACTGACAGAGGCATCGGTGGTAGTGGCGGACTCGCTTGCAACTGAGGCATCAGTGGTAGTAGCAGAGTCGCTTGTAGTGGCAGTGGCGGTGGCAGTGACAGACTCGCTAACGGTGTCGGAAGCTGACTCAGTGCTGGCGGCGGCCGAGGTGGACTCAGTACCAGCAGctgcagtggtggtggtaatGACAGACTCGGTTCcggcagtggcagtggtagTAGCAGCGGTGGACTCACTAACAGGAGCGGAAGTAGACTCAGTATCAACTGGggcagtggtagtggtagcagagccatcaccaacggtAGCAGACGTAGACTCAGCTCCGGCAGTAGTAGTGGTAGCGACAGACTCGCTGGCGGAAGCAGAAGTTGACTCGTTGTCAGCAGGTACAGTGGTAGAGCCGGTACCAGCAGCGGCAGTTGTAGTGGTggcagcctcatcaacaGGGGCTGTAGTTGACTCAGAGccggcggcagcagcagtagtAGTGGCAGCGTCATCGACAGCAGCGGAGGAAGACTCAGAGACAGCGGCGGAGGCAGACTcagtaccagcagcagtagtAGACTCAGAACCAGTAGCGACAGTAGTGGACTCGTTATCGGCACCAGCAGTGGTAGTAGTAATAGCCTCGTCAACAGCGGCGGTTGTAGACCCAGAACCAGTAGCGGCAGTGGTAGACGCACTATCAACAGAAACAGTAGTAGACTCGCTatcagcagcggcagtggtAGACTCGCTACCAGCGGGCTCAGTGGTAGAGTCGGTACCAGCGGCGGCAGTAGTGGTGGTGACGGCCTCGTAAAACAGGGGCTGTAGTTGACTCAGATTCggatgcagcagcagtagtaGTAGTGGCAGCGTCATCGACAGCGGTGGAGGAAGACTCAGAGACAGCGGCGGAGGCAGACTcagtaccagcagcagaagtaGACTCATAGCCGGCAGCGGCTgtggtggtagtggcagCGTCGCTAACAGCGGCGGTAGTAGACTCAGAACCAGCGGCAGAAGAAGACTCAATGCCGACGGCAGAGGTAGACtcggaggcggaggcggaggcAGAGTcagtaccagcagcagaagtaGACTCAGAGCCGGCAGcggcagtggtggtagtggcagCCTCGCTAACAGCAGCCGAAGAAGACTCAGAGCCGGCTGCGGCGGTGGTAGTGGTAGCAGACTCATCAACAGCGACAGAGGAAGACTCAGAACCAGCGGCAGAAGATGATTCAATGCCGGCGGCAGAGGTAGACTcggaggcggcggcggaggcAGAGTCAGTACCGGCGGCAGTAGTAGTAGTAACggcctcgtcaacaacaggaGCAGAGGTAGACTGGCTAGACTCGTTCTCAGAGGCagcggtggtggtaggaACAGAGGTGGCCTCCGTCTGCTCAGATGCTGGTGCACTGGACTGAGTGCCCTGGGAAGAAGCAGTCTGGGTCTCGGCAAAGTCACTGCTGGCAGTGGTCAcgtcagagccagagcccTGGGTAGCAGAGGTAGGCTGAGAGCCAGATCCTTGAGTCTCAGTGGTAGCATCAGACCCCTGAGAAACAGTGGTGGGCTGGGAGCCGGAACCCTGGGTCTCGGTAGTGGCGTCAGACTCGGAGGCTTGAGTAGCACTAGTGGGCTGAGAGCCAGAACCCTGAGTCTCGCTAGTAACGTCGGAGCCTTGAGAAACAGTGGTAGGCTGGGAGCCAGAGCCTTCGGACTGGGTAGTGGcgtcagagccagagcccTGAGTGACAGATGTAGGCTGAGAGCCCTGGGTCTGGGTAGTAGCATCACCATCATTTCCAGCGGCGCTAGTGGTGGCCGAAGAGcctccatcagcaacagAAGTAGATTGGGAGCCGCTGCCCTGAGTGGGCTGAGACGTCTCCTCGCCGTCTTGGGAAGCAGTGGTTGGCTTGATAGCACCAGTCTCGGTAGACTCTGAGTTGCCCTGGGTAGTAGCGTCACTCTGATCAGCAGAGGTAGGCTGAGCAGAgttgttgccgttgccacCATTTCCGGCAGCGGAAGTGGtagtagcagcagcaggctgAGTAGTGGGAGGAAGCTGGGTGCCGGCAGTGGTAGCAGGAGAGTTGGTAGGCTCACGAATCTggccatcaccaaagtcaagtCTGTAGTTGTCAATGTTCTCAGGAGTGACCTGGTTGGACATGAAGACGGAGTCAATGAGAACAGAGGCAGAATCTCCGTTGGCACAGGTGGTCTTGAAGTTCAGCTCACCCTGGGAGGCAGGAACGGTGGTGGAGGTGAGAACCTGGATGTAGCTGTCGCTAGCAtcgttggcaaagatggcagtgTTGAAAAATCGAAGACTACCGATATAGGCCTCAAGGGTACAGTCATTGTTCCTGGTAGGGGCTGTAGCAATACGGTACCAGAACTGGACGGTGTACTTGGTGCGAGTGTCGAGGCCGGAGAGGTCTTGGCCAAGAGTAGCGACATCACCAGCATCCTGACGCTTGCGAGTAGGGCCAGTGGACTTGGCAGTGAGCTGAGCACAAGAAGTATCTCGGCTTCCATCTTTGGTGAAACCGTCCTGTCCGTTAGGCTTAACGTCGCCCACCTTGTTGAAGGCGGAGAGGTCAGTCATGCCGCCACCTGTGCATGAGTTCTCGATGGGCTTGTTGGTCGGAGGATCAGGTAGGGTAGtggcatcagcaccagcagtAGTCTCGGTTGCATCCAAGGTAGCTGTGGGATCCAAGGTAGCTGAGGCATCCAAGGTAGCCGAGGTACCCAAGGTAGCTGTGGGATTGAGGGTAGCTGAGGTATCCACGGTAGATGCGGCATCTGTGGTGGTAGGACGAGGCTTGCAGGGACCTGCAGTAGCCAGGTCAGCGGCCGAAAGGGCCAAAGCCGCAAAGGCAACGAAAGAGCGCATAGTGAGCGGAACTTTGGATAAAaccaaaagaagagagggagaaaCGAATGAGTGGCTGACCGAGTTGGGCGGTTGAGGGTGAGGTAAAAGACTTTAGAATTACAGCTCAAGCCATTCTTTTTGTAGTTTGATGAAGTATCTATCATGAtttgtttttcttctcttaCCCCTATCGTTGCTCTGTTTGCGTGGTGTTGTGGAAACCAGAGGCGTTCGATAGTGTGCTATGGCGGTGCAAGCCAACTCCTTTGAGGGTGTTCAGCCAGCGCCTCTTCGGCCGGTTTGTAGGGCTATTGACAGTCCTAGTGTTTCGGTACCTGACTTATCGATGAGTAATATGGACCTTTAATTTGACATCAGCATGTCACCAGTAAGCGTATTGTGATGAGAAGTGCAGGAGGCAGTGTTTGTATGGCTGGGGTCTATAAAAAGCAAATCGAGCATAGCGATTGTCGAGACATAGTATCAGAGACGAGTTTCTTGATATGTATAAAAGATGTGGAGTGCTTTATCGCAGGGATTTTCGGCAGTCAGAGAGATCTGCAATATCTATGCTTTCCCCGTTGTCTCGGTAGAATTGTCCTTTGACAAGTTCACGTGGCATGCGAAGACTCGTGTATCTCATCGCCACGATTCAAGGCTGAATAAAGATGACCAATTTGCTTTTCTATTCGCTGTGCGTCCTTGTCTCGTAATTTCAACCTGCATGGTTAGCAAAACAGTGACATCTCGGTCGGCGGTCTCGAACAGAATCGGCCACCCACACTATTTGATAGTGTCAACGGTAGTGTCTTGTTGTGCTCAACTCCCGAGTTCCTGGTACAAGCTAACCAAATCGGTATGGCCGGAGATatggaagaaaagggacaATCGTTACTTACATGACTAGCGACTGGACCCTGAATTGTGCATGAATGATCGATAAAGAGAAATGCTTGCACAATTGTTCACTGAAGCGTTGTGCGTGTTGTTGTCTCCTTTCCTCTGCCATTGTCTCCTCCAGCAAAAAGAACACTGATGAAATTGGCAAAAATACATAACCAGCTAATTATCGACCACGCCAGGATTCGAACCTGGAATCTCTAGAGAGTTCAGTTGCTGGACACCGAAATCTAGCGCCTTAGCCATTAGGCCACGCGGCCGGAACTATTGATGATTGGCTCGCTTCTAGAacatgtcttgttcttgcatCGCGATTTTCTCGCGTCTCTTAGTCTAGGGTAACAGTTGATTAAGACATGAATAGACTGGTTAGGTAGTCTATTTATTGTGTTGTTTTATGAGGGGTATTCACATTAATATTCTATGATCTAACTGTATATATCTGTTTCTTTTGCCTTTCCTTATTTAATACTGTTATTTTCTGCATGACTTGTGTTTGTGAGTTGCTTGGGCTGCTCTTGTGTGTTTAAATGCTACGTCCTTTCTTATTAACTTGACCCAATCCTAGGTGATAACTGCTCACTTGTCTATTTACGTCAATTCATCTCGTATCAAAACCGGAAGAACTCCAACAAACTACAAGTCTCTTGCCAAACATAGATATAATCGACAATCGGCGTTATATTCACCTCGTCGTTATGCCGTTTGCCGATTCCACCTCCGAAAGACCGACACTCAGCCGAATCGGTCCCGCTCACTCGGACGAGACCTTCGGACTCCGATCGGCCAGATCCGTCACCTGCTGagcaagtcatcatcatcttgccgAATAGCCTCCCTTGGTATGGTCATATTAGCCATGAAAACACTGGCCAACTACTATAAATACCAAAGTTCCTGCCATTATACACGAAGGAATACTACAGACTACTCTGATATCACAGTCTCACTCaaataaacatcaacaatgtcCCGCGTCGCTTCACTATCACGACGTCATCTTTCCCATTCCCTCACGCGACACCAACCAGTATCCAAAAGATACTTCTCCGCCACAATGGCACAGGCCAACAAGGATACGTGGTCCGCAGACCAATACTCCAAGTTTCTCAAAGATCGCACAAGACCTTCGATAGATCTCTTGGCGCACGTGCCCAACCTCTCGCCAAAGCGCGTCGTGGATATCGGCTGTGGACCCGGTAACTCAACCGCCGTGTTGGTAGATCAATATCCCAATGCAAAGATCTCGGGCTTTGATACGTCCCCTGACATGATCAGGAAGGCCAAGGAAACTTTGCCAAACGTGGACTTTGAGGTTGCCGACCTCCAATCCTTCAAGCCCGACGTTCCTGTTGATGTGCTCTTTTCCAATGCCGTGTTTCAGTGGCTACCCAATGGGAAGCGCATCGAGATTGTTACACGGCTTATGGATCATCTCACGCCAGGCGGAAGTCTCGCGTTCCAGATTCCCTACAACCTTAACGAGCCCAGCCACGCTTCGATGCGCGAAGTGGCTGACATGCCCAACAAACCCTGGTCCGAGACGCTCAAGCGCGCCAACATTTCCCGTGACCAATTCCCTTCACCAACCGAGATCTGGGATGGCCTCAAGCCTCTCTGCGCAGATCTTGACATCTGGCAGACGACATACATGCACGTGATGGAGAACCATGAAGGTATTGTCGAATGGGTCAAGGGTACGGGTCTTCGTCCTTATGTGGACCCGCTTGACGAGAACGCGAAGAAAGAATACATTGAGACATACCTGggaaagctgaagaaggcttACAAGGCGCAAAATGATGGAAAGGTGCTTTTGCCGTTCCCTAGATTATTTGTTGTTGCGACAAAGGCATAAACACAAATGTGTCGAGTGAACAATCACATAGCAAAAATAAAGAACAACCTGTTAAACTGTAATACGATTGAGGATGCTCATATAATCTGCGTGAATCGAAAAGTTCGATCGTCCTGTGTGTCGTTGTGAAACATCgcgttgttgctgttgagtgATAAATCCTTTTAAGCATCATATCCATCTACCGAAGCATCATGAAATTCCTGCACGTGGAACATCCGGAGTTTGTCATCCTTCCCCGGTGCCCTTAACCATCGCCAAGCATTATAACAACAAGAGATACTGAGATCGCATGGCAGAACGAGAAGAGAGCAGCCCTGCTCTTGAGGCACATGGCTCCGATGAAGGACCTCCATCCAAAAGGCAGCGTGGTTTCATCGCGAGACAGGTAACAATCTCAATGAAAATTGTTCAACTCAATCTGACTGTATCGCGTAGGCATGTGAATACTGTCGTCAAAAGAAGACAAGGTGTGATGAAGATTTCCCATGTGGACTATGCAAGTCTCTCGGACTTCAGTGCAAATTTACCCAGCGAAAAGCAACGCGGTACGTTTGTCCGCCCACTCCGAGAATGGAGTAGCAACATACTAACATCAGCAGAAACGAGGCTTCACTGGGAATGATCGTCAACATCCTTCGTCGCATCGAGGGTAagattgacgatggcaaAAAGTCAGACTCTTCCAATCCTCCAGAAGCAGCTCGCATCCTCTCTACAGCTCTTCGTCCCTTCAACCCGAAATCCCCAGCCAACTCAAGTGAAGTCCTTGGCGTACCTTCATTCTTGCTTCAACGCCGCGACACAGTCGTTGAATCGCCCTCTGCAACGACAAGCGATCCTAAGCCAGCAATATCCTTCAGTGCGCATCAAGTTCTCTTCTGGCCCGCTATACAAGCTGCACTTCCTGAATCCGTGAAATTGATGTGTCAGATGAACGGCGCAGTGTATTCGACGCGCATAGAAGCTGCGAGGCCGAAACTACCTCATGCGACGTCAGTGGACATGTCTTCTGACTGGCTCTCAAAATTAAGTATCGCGACGCTAAAGGAGTTGTCTGATGTTTATTTCGCAACGTTCAATCTTGCGACGCCTATCTTGGACCAGAAGACCTATTTCCAGCGCACGCTGGGTGTAGCCATTGATGGAAACTTTGGTATCTGTATCGAAACCTGTATCGTCCTTGTGGTTATGGCGCTGGGACTGATGGGACAAAGGGCTATGCGTGAAGCAG includes:
- a CDS encoding trans-aconitate 2-methyltransferase, which codes for MAQANKDTWSADQYSKFLKDRTRPSIDLLAHVPNLSPKRVVDIGCGPGNSTAVLVDQYPNAKISGFDTSPDMIRKAKETLPNVDFEVADLQSFKPDVPVDVLFSNAVFQWLPNGKRIEIVTRLMDHLTPGGSLAFQIPYNLNEPSHASMREVADMPNKPWSETLKRANISRDQFPSPTEIWDGLKPLCADLDIWQTTYMHVMENHEGIVEWVKGTGLRPYVDPLDENAKKEYIETYLGKLKKAYKAQNDGKVLLPFPRLFVVATKA